One segment of Rhodopirellula baltica SH 1 DNA contains the following:
- a CDS encoding tetratricopeptide repeat protein — MTTVLGLVAIELTLALLGVGRSNADGDPMMGFSKQVPLLERYVDEDGKAWMRTAENKLVWFNDQRFPLTKPANTQRIFCLGGSTTFGRPYDDNTSFAGWLREWLPHVDASSRYEVFNAGGVSYASYRVAAVMEELANHEPDLFIVYTGQNEFLERRTYADFFEQTKAQLWLTGLVSQTRTYAAIDSILRKNAPQESDADSIVLAAEVDERLNHTVGPSDYVRDDEWSDKVREHFKFNIRRMIHIARSANAKILFVVPASNEKDCSPFKPDSEDGSFETGQRSFDAGDFASARAAFQLAIDRDICPLRAPSNFAQFIRDLPESDDVRVLDFESELRNVCIDEHGHDILGEEYFLDHVHPTIDAHRQLSRWLISEMREAGWMAADSIALNELSAETVEGVDQSILGRIDRTAQGIAMRNLAKVMHWAGRFEVAAPRARDAIELLDGDAESQFILADCLRWTGQIDEAVVEFEKGVSAYPTYFRGVQRYGLLLLELGDNDAAREMFSIATLGWPETDPRHWAARFQLSIAHLGACDFESAHRELQECREHTPGDMDVVFAIAEASVGIGEPEKAIELYEQVLDEFPNDVDTHLNLAHTLLSTKQTDRAAGHFATALSLAPDNERAQAGMMVIDQLKQSAE; from the coding sequence ATGACAACTGTGCTTGGTTTGGTGGCGATCGAGTTGACGCTGGCGTTGCTCGGCGTTGGACGGTCGAACGCGGACGGCGACCCGATGATGGGGTTTTCCAAGCAGGTTCCGTTGTTGGAACGCTATGTCGATGAAGACGGCAAGGCGTGGATGCGAACGGCAGAGAACAAACTGGTCTGGTTCAACGACCAACGTTTTCCGTTGACCAAGCCAGCGAACACACAGCGGATATTTTGCCTGGGAGGATCCACGACGTTTGGACGGCCTTACGACGACAACACATCGTTTGCAGGTTGGTTGCGTGAATGGTTACCGCATGTCGATGCCAGTTCTCGCTATGAAGTTTTTAATGCGGGTGGGGTCAGCTATGCGAGCTACCGCGTCGCGGCGGTGATGGAAGAATTGGCGAATCACGAACCGGATCTGTTCATTGTCTACACCGGCCAGAACGAGTTTTTGGAACGAAGAACCTATGCAGACTTCTTTGAGCAAACCAAGGCACAACTTTGGTTGACCGGATTGGTGTCTCAGACTCGAACGTACGCGGCGATTGATTCCATCCTGCGAAAGAATGCCCCGCAGGAAAGTGATGCTGACTCGATCGTATTGGCGGCCGAAGTCGACGAACGCCTGAACCACACGGTGGGGCCGTCCGATTATGTTCGCGACGATGAATGGAGCGACAAGGTCCGCGAACACTTTAAATTCAACATTCGGCGGATGATCCATATCGCTCGATCGGCAAACGCCAAGATTTTGTTCGTCGTTCCGGCATCCAACGAAAAGGATTGCAGTCCCTTCAAACCGGATTCTGAGGACGGTTCATTTGAAACGGGGCAGCGATCATTTGATGCAGGCGATTTTGCGTCTGCTCGAGCGGCGTTCCAATTAGCCATCGATCGCGACATCTGTCCGCTTCGTGCTCCAAGCAATTTCGCGCAGTTCATCCGCGACTTGCCCGAATCCGATGACGTTCGCGTGTTGGATTTCGAATCCGAGCTTCGCAACGTGTGCATCGACGAGCATGGACACGACATCCTGGGCGAAGAGTACTTTCTGGATCACGTTCATCCGACGATCGATGCTCACCGCCAGTTGTCACGATGGCTGATTTCAGAAATGCGAGAGGCGGGATGGATGGCCGCTGATTCGATCGCACTGAATGAATTGTCAGCCGAGACGGTCGAAGGTGTGGATCAGTCCATTCTCGGCCGCATCGATCGCACAGCGCAAGGAATCGCAATGCGAAATCTGGCCAAAGTCATGCACTGGGCTGGCAGATTCGAGGTCGCTGCACCGCGGGCTCGAGACGCGATCGAATTGCTTGATGGCGATGCCGAGAGCCAATTCATTTTGGCCGATTGTCTTCGGTGGACCGGCCAGATCGACGAAGCGGTGGTCGAATTTGAAAAAGGCGTCAGCGCTTACCCGACTTACTTCCGCGGGGTTCAACGCTACGGCCTGCTGTTGTTGGAATTGGGTGACAATGATGCTGCTCGCGAGATGTTTAGCATCGCGACGCTTGGTTGGCCGGAAACGGATCCGCGTCATTGGGCAGCCCGCTTTCAACTTTCGATCGCTCATTTGGGAGCCTGCGATTTCGAATCAGCGCATCGCGAACTGCAAGAATGCCGTGAGCACACTCCCGGTGACATGGATGTCGTGTTTGCTATCGCAGAAGCGAGTGTGGGGATCGGAGAACCTGAGAAGGCGATCGAATTGTACGAGCAAGTCTTGGACGAGTTCCCCAACGACGTTGATACCCACCTGAACCTCGCTCACACGCTGCTGAGCACCAAGCAAACCGATCGAGCCGCTGGGCATTTCGCCACCGCTTTGTCGTTGGCACCGGACAACGAACGAGCACAAGCTGGAATGATGGTCATCGATCAGTTGAAGCAATCGGCGGAGTAG
- a CDS encoding DUF885 family protein, producing MKLPFHNWMPGIFAGRLSASVSFQLAALLLGLASIAVAAPAIAQESSSPRPRVLQQTLTPNWTSDDSFWFRRQNADGSFTGIRVDAKTGEMTEVDSANKDITRDAVLRGGRAPRSGRSSEAHTEITFVNKTDQALQLFWVDSSGKRVKYEVIPAGETFVRTTFAGHVWELVGDNETKFGYFVADIEPARVEVSAPARVTQVEPERRGRRRRDFRRGDDWSAGVPAPDNDKVLARLSDGRLQLKHAEVDDDAAEWKTLIEESRLAESFGDHAEESAQPMKLESPQWSPDGTVLLTRAVIPYETQPVHLVESSPKAAGRAVLKSRPYLLPGDPVDETRLLAFHAETGEPIELELPWMSQRFWDLRFAGPHRILVAVTERGHQRFRLFDVDLLTGKVTTVIDEQSETFIWTTHKTDLPRWTFLEDSNEVIWVSEKDGFQHLYLVDLSGNSEIRPITSGEFVVRGIENIDEENRLIDLVVSGVHEGQDPYLKHYARVDFRGENFTLLTDANGTHTATFSPDRSSLVVTHSRVDSLPVHELRSADGKLIQTLAKATVTPDDAKLNLPQVFSAKGRDGETDIWGLACFPEDYDASSDKKYPVVEYIYAGPHDSHVPKSFRSAPWHRDYLDAGFVVVQIDGMGTANRSKAFHDVCWHNLNDAGFPDRIAWMKAFAKEHPAMDLERVGIFGTSAGGQNTGSALLFHGDFYDAGVAACGCHDNRMDKASWNEQWMGYPVGEHYSECSNIDNAANLVGDLFLIVGELDTNVPPESTLRFADALIKAGKDFDMLVMPGVGHSDGGAYGKRRTLEFFIEKLNPGNSAEKSTSESTPEIATPLIQTEKLQPQTAWMDIQNHYQTDLETLKRRLPVRVSEERLSQTSAFLKAWESKLQTALDAEGDEALSESDTEVAREIQSAINDEKNVLKTDLDSSEKLRQLAPFVDQLISLTDLSNRVKPLDGQAMAADVQTLNESLPASMEGSDSGENTEPNSVSVSQPVLDAAADLVDAYESWQTFYEGYHPDFNWWVLDLAKDTGDKLRAWKATLKVDEELTKKQSEQVASDSSALPAPAETFVFGEAYPPIQTWSQREATWMPTIVRRFTRRGRDREKKAAQLPRWKEELAALELDGKPFEKWSLDDQVDWHLLTAEVDTQIERKRIEDSGEKLPPATSSVEKDLSGTPVGRERIELELRRQFIDHSPEELIELAEREYAIVRSEMVRVAQDMGLGDDWKAAVERMKNHHVAPGQQPVLIGEMADQSVDWLRKRDWITVPPFADYCWRMIMMTPERQKVNPFFTGGEVISVSFPTSEMSPSDKRQSLRGNNIGYARATVHHELIPGHHLQMFSNERYQPHRRTMSTPFWLEGLAVYWELKLYDDGFARTPEERMGMLVWRAHRCARIIFSLNFHLGRFSPDQCVDFLVDNVGFERRNATAEVRRSIGPSYPPLYQAAYMLGALQIRQLHREMVLSGEMTEREFHDAIMEAGMLPIAMLREVLKQEPLQRDEPPRWKFN from the coding sequence ATGAAATTGCCGTTTCACAATTGGATGCCTGGAATTTTTGCCGGACGATTGTCCGCGAGCGTCTCATTTCAACTCGCGGCATTGCTGCTCGGATTGGCTTCCATTGCGGTCGCTGCTCCCGCAATCGCCCAAGAATCTTCGTCGCCGCGACCTCGCGTTCTTCAGCAAACGCTGACGCCCAATTGGACCAGTGACGATTCATTCTGGTTTCGACGTCAGAACGCGGATGGGTCGTTCACTGGGATTCGAGTGGATGCCAAAACCGGCGAGATGACGGAAGTTGATTCGGCCAACAAAGACATCACGCGAGACGCTGTGCTTCGCGGCGGTCGGGCACCACGGTCAGGTCGATCATCCGAAGCCCACACCGAAATCACTTTCGTCAACAAAACCGATCAAGCGTTGCAATTGTTTTGGGTGGACAGCAGCGGAAAACGAGTCAAGTACGAGGTGATTCCAGCGGGAGAGACGTTTGTCCGAACGACATTTGCCGGGCACGTTTGGGAACTTGTTGGAGACAATGAAACGAAATTCGGATACTTCGTTGCTGACATCGAACCGGCACGGGTTGAAGTCTCAGCACCCGCCCGTGTGACGCAAGTCGAACCAGAACGCCGTGGCCGTCGCCGTCGTGATTTTCGACGTGGCGATGATTGGTCCGCGGGAGTGCCCGCCCCTGACAACGACAAAGTGCTGGCCCGACTGTCCGATGGTCGCCTGCAATTGAAACATGCAGAAGTTGATGACGATGCGGCGGAATGGAAGACGTTGATCGAGGAGTCGCGGCTGGCAGAATCGTTTGGTGACCACGCCGAAGAATCCGCTCAGCCGATGAAGTTGGAGTCACCGCAGTGGTCGCCCGATGGAACCGTGTTGCTGACGCGAGCGGTCATTCCTTACGAGACTCAACCGGTGCACCTGGTCGAATCTTCGCCCAAAGCGGCCGGACGAGCGGTCCTGAAATCGCGACCGTATTTGTTGCCCGGTGATCCGGTCGACGAGACTCGTCTGCTCGCGTTTCATGCGGAAACGGGCGAACCAATCGAACTAGAATTGCCGTGGATGTCTCAGCGTTTTTGGGATCTGCGTTTTGCCGGACCACATCGGATCTTGGTGGCGGTCACTGAACGCGGCCACCAACGCTTTCGATTGTTCGATGTCGATTTGTTGACGGGCAAAGTCACTACTGTCATCGATGAACAATCAGAAACCTTCATTTGGACAACCCACAAGACGGACCTGCCCCGATGGACATTCCTGGAAGACAGCAATGAAGTCATTTGGGTCAGCGAGAAAGACGGCTTTCAACATCTTTACTTGGTTGATTTGTCCGGCAACAGCGAGATCCGCCCGATCACTAGCGGTGAATTCGTGGTGCGTGGGATTGAAAACATCGACGAAGAAAACCGCCTGATCGACTTGGTGGTCAGCGGTGTGCATGAAGGACAAGATCCTTACTTGAAGCATTATGCCCGCGTGGACTTTCGTGGCGAGAATTTCACGTTGCTGACTGACGCCAACGGAACACACACCGCTACTTTCTCACCAGACCGAAGTAGCTTGGTCGTCACTCATTCGCGAGTTGACTCGTTGCCGGTTCACGAGCTTCGATCCGCCGATGGCAAACTGATTCAAACGCTCGCAAAGGCGACTGTCACACCAGACGACGCCAAGCTGAATTTGCCGCAGGTGTTTTCCGCCAAAGGCCGTGACGGAGAAACGGACATCTGGGGATTGGCGTGTTTTCCTGAAGACTACGACGCGAGTTCCGACAAAAAGTATCCGGTTGTTGAATACATTTACGCCGGGCCTCACGATTCGCATGTGCCCAAGTCGTTCCGTTCCGCGCCGTGGCATCGTGACTACTTGGACGCAGGATTCGTCGTCGTCCAGATCGATGGCATGGGGACGGCCAACCGGTCCAAGGCTTTTCACGATGTGTGCTGGCACAACCTGAATGACGCAGGCTTTCCTGATCGCATCGCGTGGATGAAGGCTTTCGCGAAAGAACATCCGGCGATGGATTTGGAACGAGTCGGTATCTTCGGGACTTCGGCCGGGGGCCAGAACACGGGTTCCGCGTTGTTGTTCCACGGTGATTTCTACGACGCCGGAGTGGCTGCCTGTGGTTGTCATGACAACCGAATGGACAAGGCCTCTTGGAACGAACAATGGATGGGGTATCCCGTCGGCGAGCACTATTCCGAATGCAGCAACATCGACAACGCGGCCAACTTGGTTGGCGATCTGTTTTTGATCGTTGGCGAACTTGATACGAACGTGCCCCCGGAATCCACGCTGCGTTTCGCCGATGCGTTGATTAAAGCCGGCAAGGACTTTGACATGCTGGTCATGCCAGGTGTCGGTCACAGCGACGGTGGAGCGTACGGCAAACGACGCACGCTGGAATTCTTCATCGAGAAATTGAACCCCGGAAACTCAGCAGAGAAGTCCACTTCCGAGTCGACACCCGAGATCGCGACGCCGCTGATTCAAACCGAAAAGCTGCAACCGCAAACGGCGTGGATGGACATCCAGAATCACTACCAAACTGACCTTGAGACTTTAAAACGTCGTTTGCCGGTTCGAGTTTCGGAAGAACGACTTTCGCAAACCTCCGCGTTTTTGAAAGCTTGGGAAAGCAAATTGCAGACGGCCTTGGACGCAGAAGGCGACGAGGCGTTAAGCGAATCAGATACCGAGGTCGCTCGTGAAATTCAGTCGGCAATCAATGATGAAAAGAACGTGCTGAAAACAGATCTCGACTCGTCCGAGAAACTGCGTCAGTTGGCTCCGTTTGTTGATCAGTTGATTTCGCTAACGGATCTCTCCAATCGTGTGAAACCATTGGATGGGCAGGCCATGGCGGCAGACGTTCAGACGCTTAATGAATCACTTCCCGCTTCTATGGAAGGCAGTGATTCGGGCGAAAACACGGAGCCAAATTCTGTTTCCGTCAGCCAACCTGTCTTGGACGCCGCGGCCGACTTGGTGGATGCCTATGAGTCTTGGCAGACGTTCTACGAAGGCTATCACCCGGACTTCAATTGGTGGGTGCTGGATCTCGCCAAAGATACCGGTGACAAACTTCGAGCCTGGAAGGCGACTTTGAAAGTCGACGAAGAGTTGACGAAAAAACAATCGGAGCAAGTGGCCAGCGACTCGTCCGCTCTACCGGCGCCTGCGGAGACGTTTGTGTTCGGCGAAGCGTATCCACCGATTCAAACGTGGTCACAGCGAGAAGCGACCTGGATGCCAACCATCGTTCGTCGTTTCACGCGTCGTGGACGAGATCGTGAAAAGAAGGCCGCCCAGTTGCCACGTTGGAAGGAAGAGCTTGCCGCACTGGAGCTGGATGGCAAACCGTTCGAGAAATGGTCGCTGGATGATCAAGTCGATTGGCACTTGTTGACCGCTGAGGTCGATACCCAAATCGAACGCAAGCGGATTGAAGACTCGGGTGAAAAACTTCCTCCGGCAACATCGTCAGTCGAGAAGGACTTGTCTGGAACACCAGTTGGCCGCGAACGAATCGAGTTGGAATTGCGTCGCCAGTTCATCGATCATTCGCCGGAGGAATTGATCGAGTTGGCTGAACGGGAGTACGCGATTGTGCGATCCGAAATGGTTCGCGTGGCTCAAGACATGGGGTTGGGCGACGACTGGAAAGCCGCGGTTGAACGGATGAAGAATCATCACGTCGCACCGGGACAACAACCTGTTTTGATCGGTGAAATGGCTGATCAATCCGTCGACTGGTTGCGAAAACGGGATTGGATCACGGTCCCGCCGTTCGCCGATTATTGCTGGCGGATGATCATGATGACTCCCGAACGACAAAAGGTGAATCCGTTCTTCACCGGCGGCGAAGTGATCAGCGTTTCGTTCCCGACGTCGGAGATGTCCCCCAGTGACAAACGGCAAAGCCTGCGAGGCAATAACATCGGTTACGCTCGCGCGACGGTGCATCACGAATTGATTCCCGGGCACCACCTGCAGATGTTCAGCAATGAGCGGTACCAACCTCACCGTCGGACGATGAGCACGCCGTTTTGGTTGGAAGGGCTGGCCGTCTATTGGGAACTGAAACTGTACGATGACGGGTTCGCCCGCACTCCCGAAGAACGCATGGGGATGCTGGTTTGGCGAGCCCACCGGTGTGCTCGGATCATCTTCTCGTTGAACTTTCACCTGGGACGTTTCTCGCCGGACCAGTGCGTTGATTTCTTGGTCGACAACGTTGGATTCGAACGACGCAACGCGACGGCGGAAGTTCGGCGAAGCATCGGACCGAGCTACCCACCGCTGTACCAAGCCGCGTACATGTTGGGGGCTCTGCAGATTCGCCAGTTGCACCGCGAGATGGTTTTGTCGGGTGAGATGACCGAACGTGAATTCCATGATGCGATCATGGAAGCCGGGATGTTGCCCATCGCGATGCTGCGTGAGGTTCTCAAACAAGAACCGCTCCAGCGAGATGAACCCCCGCGTTGGAAATTCAACTGA
- a CDS encoding sulfatase, with protein MHALRPRCLFLGLICLFCSVPMSASAQETSPPKPLNVLMIAVDDLRPELGCYGKSYMHSPNIDRLAASGMRFDRAYCQVAVCGASRASLMSGCRPETTQCWNFKTLLRSQMPDVLTLPQHLSRNGYETGFLGKVYHSASDDAAAWTVDANEWAPRDRSKGKSYVQELPRKRNPANSSEKNGPSIENGGDVPDSAYTDGHNADRAVALLERFSTQDKPFFLAVGFLKPHLPFNAPAKYWDLYDRDDIKIPSREDVVDGLPYARSSWGELKNYTDIPAKTDMLDDEKTRELIHGYRAAVSYMDAQVGKVLNALEANGQRENTIVVLWGDHGWYVGDFGDWCKHTNYEIATRVPLIVSAPGVPAGETKSLVELVDLFPTLCELTELPVPEHCQGKSIAGVVHDPGLSVRPAAFSQYKKSKLGVGPVLGTSIRTDRFRYTEYVSTKTGKLEDIVLIDFDKDPGATRNVASDPAYQPFLPQLHAWCEQSATGL; from the coding sequence ATGCACGCTCTCCGACCCCGCTGTTTGTTTCTCGGCTTGATTTGCCTTTTCTGTTCCGTGCCGATGTCCGCGTCGGCGCAAGAGACCTCGCCACCGAAGCCACTCAACGTGTTGATGATCGCCGTCGATGACTTGCGACCTGAACTGGGATGCTACGGCAAATCGTACATGCACTCGCCGAACATTGATCGCTTGGCCGCATCGGGCATGCGATTCGATCGGGCCTATTGCCAAGTCGCCGTGTGCGGTGCTTCGCGAGCGAGTTTGATGAGCGGTTGCCGACCGGAGACGACCCAGTGCTGGAACTTCAAAACGTTGCTGCGTTCTCAAATGCCCGATGTGCTGACGCTGCCGCAGCATCTTTCTCGCAACGGTTATGAGACTGGGTTTCTGGGGAAGGTCTACCACAGCGCCAGCGACGATGCGGCGGCGTGGACCGTCGATGCCAACGAGTGGGCACCTCGCGATCGCAGCAAGGGGAAAAGCTACGTTCAGGAATTGCCTCGGAAACGCAATCCCGCCAACTCGAGCGAGAAGAACGGACCGTCGATCGAAAACGGAGGCGATGTCCCCGACAGTGCTTACACCGATGGCCACAACGCAGACCGAGCCGTCGCGTTGCTGGAACGTTTTTCAACACAAGACAAACCGTTCTTTTTGGCGGTCGGATTCTTGAAGCCTCACCTGCCGTTCAACGCACCGGCAAAGTACTGGGACCTCTACGATCGCGACGACATCAAAATTCCTTCTCGCGAAGATGTCGTCGATGGTCTGCCGTACGCGCGTTCTAGTTGGGGCGAGCTGAAGAACTACACCGACATTCCGGCGAAGACGGACATGTTGGACGACGAGAAGACTCGCGAGCTGATTCATGGCTATCGTGCCGCGGTCAGCTACATGGACGCACAGGTTGGTAAAGTCCTGAACGCACTGGAAGCCAATGGGCAACGTGAGAACACCATCGTGGTTCTGTGGGGCGACCACGGTTGGTACGTCGGTGATTTTGGCGATTGGTGCAAACACACCAACTATGAAATCGCGACGCGAGTCCCGTTGATTGTGTCGGCACCCGGGGTTCCAGCCGGTGAAACCAAATCCTTGGTGGAACTGGTGGATTTGTTTCCAACATTGTGCGAGCTGACTGAGTTGCCCGTTCCAGAACACTGCCAAGGGAAAAGCATCGCGGGTGTGGTGCACGATCCAGGACTGTCGGTTCGTCCGGCAGCCTTCAGTCAATACAAAAAATCCAAGCTTGGCGTCGGTCCTGTGCTGGGGACGAGCATTCGTACGGATCGATTCCGTTACACCGAGTACGTTTCGACCAAGACCGGAAAGCTGGAAGACATCGTCTTGATCGATTTTGACAAAGACCCCGGAGCGACTCGCAATGTCGCGTCCGACCCTGCCTATCAACCCTTCCTGCCGCAATTGCACGCTTGGTGCGAACAATCCGCCACAGGACTATGA
- a CDS encoding thioesterase II family protein: MTSNDALCRISPPSTSKTHLLWVPHAGGATAPLFKQFRSLATSRNASHCVNLWAVRLAGRESRFSDPLETDMDSLVESIATETEPTFDDDDTLVLAGHSLGALIAYRLANRLLQGSSLPTRVKGLIVMGASSPSQWTQNRDWLDWDDADFADELDRRYGGLPAGLKQHPDALAMFLPIVRADLKLARGVASAEHPVIPVPIRAMAGAEDHVANRAKMQGWQSLTSAGFSLRVLPGDHFFPVANLSKVMLTAETLAGGEG, from the coding sequence ATGACGTCGAATGACGCCCTTTGTCGAATCAGTCCCCCCTCCACTTCGAAGACGCACTTGTTGTGGGTGCCGCATGCAGGCGGTGCAACTGCTCCCCTGTTCAAACAATTTCGCAGTCTTGCAACGTCTCGGAATGCTTCCCATTGCGTGAATCTGTGGGCCGTTCGGCTGGCTGGTCGCGAGTCTCGCTTTTCCGATCCGCTGGAAACCGACATGGACTCGTTGGTTGAATCGATTGCCACCGAAACAGAACCAACGTTTGACGATGACGACACGTTGGTGCTGGCCGGCCACAGCCTCGGTGCTTTGATCGCGTACCGCTTGGCGAATCGGTTGTTGCAAGGATCGTCCCTTCCAACCCGCGTGAAGGGGTTGATCGTGATGGGAGCCTCGTCGCCCAGCCAATGGACGCAGAACCGCGATTGGTTGGACTGGGACGACGCAGATTTCGCGGATGAACTGGATCGTCGCTATGGCGGGTTGCCAGCCGGTTTGAAACAGCATCCCGACGCGCTGGCGATGTTCTTGCCCATCGTGCGTGCGGACTTGAAACTGGCCCGAGGAGTCGCGTCCGCGGAACATCCCGTCATCCCCGTTCCCATCCGGGCTATGGCCGGGGCAGAAGACCATGTTGCCAACCGAGCCAAGATGCAGGGTTGGCAATCACTCACGTCGGCTGGGTTCTCTTTAAGAGTCTTGCCGGGGGATCACTTTTTCCCGGTTGCGAACTTAAGCAAAGTGATGCTGACCGCGGAGACGCTGGCCGGGGGCGAGGGTTGA
- a CDS encoding polysaccharide deacetylase family protein: MRRFVWTFFILLFAAFVSAGEPQSLTNVPSRVQTPKPLTEGGVVLTFDDRNFQDWIQALPLLDEFGVQATFFISGKIDGPALKAIQKLHAHGHAIGSHSVNHLKAVEYFEENSAETFLRREITPQLNEFQVAGVAAVCFAYPMSRNNAVTDEALLKVFRHLRTGKSIAANERLSEQDAFFVPAAKIAEQGCLPGKGIDFAPTRPDRTYEQIDGAFDRAAKNNEIIVLYAHRIAESGNGNFITPEALTRILQSAKQRGLRFYTFNDLP; the protein is encoded by the coding sequence GTGCGACGATTTGTTTGGACATTCTTTATCCTACTATTCGCGGCATTCGTCAGCGCAGGCGAACCGCAGTCACTGACAAACGTCCCGAGCCGCGTCCAAACACCAAAACCGCTCACCGAAGGCGGTGTGGTGCTCACCTTTGACGACCGCAACTTTCAGGACTGGATCCAAGCGTTGCCACTGTTGGATGAGTTTGGCGTCCAAGCCACCTTCTTCATCAGTGGGAAGATTGACGGCCCGGCGCTCAAAGCAATTCAGAAACTCCATGCTCACGGGCATGCGATCGGTTCGCACAGCGTCAACCATCTCAAAGCGGTGGAGTACTTCGAAGAAAACTCCGCCGAAACTTTCTTGCGACGTGAGATCACTCCTCAGCTGAACGAGTTTCAGGTCGCAGGTGTCGCTGCGGTCTGCTTCGCCTACCCGATGAGTCGCAACAATGCCGTGACGGATGAGGCGTTGTTAAAAGTGTTCCGGCATTTGCGGACGGGCAAAAGCATTGCGGCCAACGAACGACTCAGCGAACAAGATGCCTTCTTCGTTCCAGCGGCCAAGATCGCCGAGCAGGGGTGTTTGCCCGGCAAAGGAATCGACTTCGCGCCCACTCGGCCCGATCGAACGTATGAACAGATTGACGGCGCGTTCGATCGCGCTGCCAAAAACAACGAGATCATCGTGCTCTATGCCCATCGCATTGCCGAATCCGGAAACGGCAACTTCATCACCCCCGAAGCCCTCACCCGCATCCTCCAAAGTGCCAAGCAACGAGGCCTCCGGTTCTACACCTTCAACGACCTGCCCTAA